The following proteins come from a genomic window of Streptomyces sp. NBC_01716:
- a CDS encoding ABC transporter permease, with product MRRYVIKRLAQAVGVLWAAYTVSFLVLDYLPGDPVTAMAGAGMDSGQVDPEQIAALRHEYGFDKPVLVQYADYLGRAVRGDFGDSVATGRPVTSTLADALPQTLQLTGAALLLAVVLGGGLAVLATYTARRWLRQFLLSLPPLGVSVPTFWVGLLLVETFSFRLRWFPAFGNDGLKGLVLPALTLAVPTGAQIAQVLAKSLLTALDQAYVETARAKGAGRWRIHLRHALRNASLPALTVVGLLVGQLIAGSVVVETVFSRDGLGRVTAAAVTAQDIPLVQGVVMFGALIFVTTNLVIDLVYPLLDPRIVVASRRRAALA from the coding sequence ATGCGCCGCTATGTGATCAAACGGCTCGCGCAGGCGGTCGGCGTGCTGTGGGCGGCGTACACGGTCTCGTTCCTGGTGCTGGACTATCTGCCGGGCGACCCGGTCACGGCGATGGCCGGTGCCGGGATGGACTCGGGACAGGTCGACCCGGAGCAGATCGCCGCCCTGCGGCACGAGTACGGCTTCGACAAGCCGGTGCTCGTGCAGTACGCCGACTATCTCGGCCGGGCGGTGCGCGGGGACTTCGGTGACTCGGTCGCCACCGGCCGCCCGGTCACCTCGACGCTGGCCGACGCCCTGCCGCAGACACTGCAGTTGACCGGCGCGGCCCTGTTGCTCGCGGTGGTACTCGGCGGCGGTCTGGCGGTGCTGGCGACCTACACCGCCCGGCGCTGGCTGCGGCAGTTCCTGCTGTCGCTGCCGCCGCTGGGGGTGTCCGTCCCGACGTTCTGGGTGGGGCTGCTGCTGGTCGAGACGTTCTCCTTCCGGCTGCGCTGGTTCCCCGCGTTCGGCAACGACGGACTCAAGGGGCTGGTGCTGCCGGCCCTGACGCTGGCGGTGCCGACCGGCGCGCAGATAGCCCAGGTGCTCGCCAAGAGCCTGCTCACCGCACTGGACCAGGCGTATGTGGAGACCGCACGGGCCAAGGGCGCCGGCCGGTGGCGAATCCATCTGCGGCACGCCCTGCGCAACGCGTCCCTGCCGGCGCTGACGGTCGTGGGCCTGCTGGTGGGGCAGCTGATCGCCGGTTCCGTGGTCGTCGAGACGGTGTTCTCCCGCGACGGCCTGGGCCGCGTCACCGCGGCGGCGGTCACGGCCCAGGACATCCCGCTGGTCCAAGGAGTGGTGATGTTCGGGGCGCTGATCTTTGTGACGACGAACCTGGTCATCGACCTGGTCTATCCACTCCTCGACCCGCGGATCGTTGTGGCCTCACGCAGAAGGGCGGCACTCGCATGA
- a CDS encoding ABC transporter permease: MSQSLVDDPAEAAPGPARPVEAGSGPEPGRRLDAGRLLRFMVRRPGLLLSVVVLVLVVLASFRPGLFTSQDPLKGVPSANFRGPSGSHWFGTDELGRDVFSRVVHGAQLSLKATLIAVLVAFVIGGLLGVVAGFVGRWVDDVLMRFVDVLLSIPALFMSLALVTALGYGTVKVAVAVGIASVAAFARVARAEVLRVRQAVFVEASRASGARWYSVLGRHVLPNAAGPVIVLATLDFGASILAVSALSFLGYGAPPPAPEWGTLISDGRNYLANAWWLTALPGLAIAATVLATNRIARALDGEWSRQR; the protein is encoded by the coding sequence ATGAGCCAGAGCCTTGTCGACGACCCGGCCGAGGCGGCGCCGGGACCGGCCCGCCCGGTCGAGGCCGGTTCGGGGCCGGAGCCGGGACGCCGCCTGGACGCGGGGCGGCTGCTGCGCTTCATGGTGCGCCGCCCGGGTCTGCTGCTGTCGGTGGTCGTCCTCGTACTGGTGGTGCTGGCCTCGTTCCGGCCCGGCCTGTTCACCTCGCAGGACCCGCTGAAGGGCGTGCCGTCGGCGAACTTCCGCGGTCCGAGCGGCAGTCACTGGTTCGGCACCGACGAGCTGGGCCGTGATGTGTTCTCGCGAGTCGTCCACGGCGCCCAACTGTCCCTGAAGGCAACGCTGATCGCGGTACTGGTCGCGTTCGTGATCGGCGGGCTGCTCGGGGTCGTCGCCGGGTTCGTGGGCCGCTGGGTGGACGACGTGTTGATGCGCTTCGTGGACGTACTCCTGTCCATCCCCGCCCTGTTCATGTCCCTGGCACTGGTCACGGCGCTGGGCTACGGCACGGTCAAGGTGGCGGTTGCCGTCGGCATCGCCAGCGTCGCCGCGTTCGCGCGAGTGGCCCGCGCGGAGGTGCTGCGGGTGCGGCAGGCGGTGTTCGTGGAGGCGTCGCGCGCGAGCGGGGCCCGCTGGTACTCGGTGCTGGGCCGGCACGTGCTGCCCAACGCGGCGGGCCCGGTGATCGTCCTGGCCACCCTCGACTTCGGCGCCTCCATCCTGGCCGTGTCAGCCCTGAGCTTCCTCGGCTACGGCGCTCCCCCGCCGGCCCCGGAATGGGGCACGTTGATCTCCGACGGCCGCAACTACCTCGCCAACGCCTGGTGGCTGACCGCGCTCCCCGGGCTCGCGATCGCCGCGACCGTGCTGGCCACCAACCGCATCGCCCGAGCACTGGACGGCGAATGGTCCCGACAGCGATGA